One Streptomyces sp. NBC_00223 genomic window carries:
- a CDS encoding LysR family transcriptional regulator: MERYEIEAFLTLAEELHFGRTAVRLRVTTARVSQVVSKLERRVGAPLFERTSRSVALTPIGRRLHDDLRPAFERLEAALATAVATGRGVTGVLRVGFVGAAAGQLMIRATETFQARHPGCEVEIREVQMGEALERLRADALDVLIACLPLTGNDLANGPVLLSEPRMLAVPAGHPYAGRGSVSVEDLARVEVLQAPCSLPDHWRDPGSPRLTPAGRVIPQGRTAATFQEILTLVGAGQGVFPVGAHATRFHARPDVAFVPFHDTPPLDWGPVWRASRANARIRAFAESAAPAPRVQRA; the protein is encoded by the coding sequence GTGGAACGGTACGAGATCGAGGCGTTCCTGACCCTCGCCGAGGAACTGCACTTCGGGCGGACGGCGGTACGGCTGCGGGTGACCACCGCCCGGGTCAGCCAGGTGGTCAGCAAGCTCGAACGCCGGGTCGGCGCGCCGCTGTTCGAGCGGACCAGCCGCAGTGTCGCGCTCACCCCGATCGGCCGGCGGCTCCACGACGACCTGCGGCCCGCGTTCGAGCGCCTGGAGGCCGCGCTGGCCACGGCCGTCGCGACCGGGCGCGGGGTGACCGGGGTGCTGCGGGTCGGCTTCGTGGGCGCGGCGGCCGGGCAGTTGATGATCCGGGCGACCGAGACGTTCCAGGCCCGCCACCCGGGGTGCGAGGTGGAGATCCGCGAGGTGCAGATGGGCGAGGCGCTGGAACGGCTGCGCGCGGACGCCCTCGACGTACTGATCGCCTGCCTGCCGCTGACCGGGAACGACCTGGCCAACGGCCCGGTGCTGCTGTCCGAGCCGCGGATGCTGGCGGTGCCCGCCGGGCACCCCTACGCCGGGCGCGGCTCGGTGTCGGTGGAGGATCTGGCCCGGGTCGAGGTGCTTCAGGCGCCCTGCTCGCTGCCGGACCACTGGCGGGATCCGGGCTCGCCGCGGCTGACCCCGGCCGGGCGGGTGATCCCGCAGGGGCGTACGGCGGCGACGTTCCAGGAGATCCTGACGCTGGTCGGGGCCGGGCAGGGGGTCTTCCCGGTGGGCGCGCACGCCACCCGGTTCCACGCCCGGCCCGATGTCGCCTTCGTGCCCTTCCACGACACGCCGCCGCTGGACTGGGGCCCGGTGTGGCGCGCGTCCCGGGCCAACGCGCGTATCCGGGCCTTCGCCGAGTCGGCGGCGCCCGCCCCGCGCGTCCAGCGGGCGTGA
- a CDS encoding phosphodiester glycosidase family protein, whose protein sequence is MTQGGRIAERQPGGGTAEPAGDGPRRRRRLLPWKHKRDLTPAQLRRRRLATRGALGVCVICVGTVGWSVGRALTYPGKDSSAARLAEWARDHELGFVVNELENAQYRMNPPKVGGTLPPEALARMDATAPTPAGGPTHAPAHVPAQPLVPLRAPMKPLVSPALPGEGVYRTLAAAHGEPIVQGTYVRPDAEHTSYEAAVAWVSVKYARFQLHPGFREPGGTFDVPPTIPEGQRTGLVATWNGGFRITDGGSRGGFYLDGRTDGELRDGTASEVFYRDGSIKVGVWGRDVRMTPDVVGVRQCLELMVDGGKVVPDIDDDAKWGVSDQSRMFVPRSGVGVTAQGDIVMVVGQALSARTLAGLMQRAGAVRAMPLDMNRAWPSFMSYDGTRDPSNPKPTNILDFEDPPDRYYTQATRDFVAVYAR, encoded by the coding sequence ATGACCCAGGGCGGGCGGATCGCGGAACGGCAGCCGGGCGGCGGGACCGCCGAACCGGCCGGGGACGGCCCCCGGCGCCGCAGAAGGCTGCTGCCGTGGAAGCACAAACGGGATCTGACGCCCGCCCAGCTGCGCCGCAGGCGGCTGGCCACCCGCGGCGCCCTCGGGGTGTGCGTGATCTGCGTCGGCACCGTCGGCTGGTCGGTCGGCCGGGCGCTGACCTACCCCGGCAAGGACAGCTCCGCCGCCCGCCTCGCCGAGTGGGCCCGCGACCACGAACTGGGCTTCGTCGTCAACGAGCTGGAGAACGCCCAGTACCGGATGAACCCCCCGAAGGTCGGCGGCACCCTCCCGCCCGAAGCGCTCGCCCGGATGGACGCCACCGCCCCCACCCCGGCCGGCGGCCCCACGCACGCCCCGGCGCACGTCCCCGCCCAGCCCCTGGTGCCGCTGCGCGCCCCCATGAAGCCCCTGGTCAGCCCCGCGCTGCCCGGCGAGGGCGTCTACCGCACCCTGGCCGCCGCGCACGGCGAGCCCATCGTGCAGGGCACCTACGTACGCCCCGACGCCGAGCACACCTCGTACGAGGCCGCGGTCGCCTGGGTCAGCGTCAAGTACGCCCGCTTCCAGCTGCACCCCGGCTTCCGCGAGCCCGGCGGCACCTTCGACGTGCCGCCGACCATCCCCGAGGGGCAGCGCACCGGCCTGGTCGCCACCTGGAACGGCGGTTTCCGGATCACCGACGGCGGCTCCCGCGGCGGCTTCTACCTCGACGGCAGGACCGACGGCGAACTGCGCGACGGCACCGCCTCCGAGGTCTTCTACCGCGACGGCTCGATCAAGGTCGGCGTGTGGGGCCGCGATGTGCGGATGACCCCGGACGTGGTCGGCGTCCGGCAGTGCCTGGAACTCATGGTCGACGGCGGGAAGGTCGTCCCCGACATCGACGACGACGCCAAGTGGGGGGTCAGCGACCAGAGCAGGATGTTCGTGCCCAGGTCGGGCGTCGGGGTCACCGCGCAGGGCGACATCGTCATGGTGGTCGGCCAGGCGCTGTCCGCGCGGACGCTGGCCGGGCTGATGCAGCGGGCCGGGGCCGTACGCGCGATGCCGCTCGACATGAACCGCGCCTGGCCGTCCTTCATGTCCTACGACGGCACCCGCGACCCGTCCAACCCCAAGCCCACGAACATCCTCGACTTCGAGGACCCGCCGGACCGCTACTACACGCAGGCCACCCGCGACTTCGTGGCCGTCTACGCCCGCTGA
- a CDS encoding phosphotransferase family protein, which translates to MTVGEQVQGRAREQVRGLMARAGVPASRIAGHTALTGGTYNALYAVDLTDGTRLVLKVPPPPHTPRLSYEAELLRGEASFYESAAGAGVPAPRVVRAEPAESADEPPYLLMTHCPGTPWHLVGADIDDAEQDRLRTALGGLVARLHAVRGPGFGYPAQSLAPLADRWAPAFAAMAEALLADAEAYGAGLPVPVPELRAAFAAAGPLLAEVTVPALVHFDLWPGNVLLDGPAGDRTVSGLIDGERMFWGDPLADFASLSLLYADPAAGPEGDAAFLAGYGAGGGRTDFDAAARRRIALYRCYLYLIMLTETVPRATTGEQLAWTRDFAGPRLVAALGVLRGDEAARADG; encoded by the coding sequence ATGACGGTGGGCGAGCAGGTCCAGGGGCGGGCGCGGGAGCAGGTCCGCGGGCTGATGGCACGGGCCGGCGTCCCCGCCTCCCGGATCGCCGGCCACACGGCGCTGACCGGCGGCACGTACAACGCCCTCTACGCCGTCGACCTCACCGACGGCACCCGGCTGGTGCTCAAGGTCCCGCCGCCCCCGCACACCCCGCGGCTGTCCTACGAGGCCGAGCTGCTGCGCGGCGAGGCGAGCTTCTACGAGTCCGCCGCCGGGGCCGGGGTGCCCGCGCCGCGGGTGGTGCGCGCCGAGCCCGCCGAGTCGGCGGACGAGCCGCCCTACCTGCTGATGACGCACTGCCCCGGCACGCCCTGGCACCTGGTCGGCGCGGACATCGACGACGCCGAGCAGGACCGGCTGCGGACGGCGCTGGGCGGCCTGGTGGCCCGGCTGCACGCCGTGCGCGGGCCCGGCTTCGGCTACCCGGCTCAGTCCCTGGCCCCGCTCGCCGACCGCTGGGCCCCGGCCTTCGCCGCGATGGCCGAAGCGCTGCTGGCCGACGCGGAGGCGTACGGCGCCGGGCTGCCGGTCCCGGTGCCGGAGCTGCGGGCCGCCTTCGCGGCGGCCGGACCGCTGCTGGCCGAGGTGACCGTCCCGGCCCTGGTCCACTTCGACCTGTGGCCGGGCAATGTGCTGCTGGACGGCCCGGCGGGAGACCGTACGGTCAGCGGGCTCATCGACGGCGAGCGGATGTTCTGGGGTGACCCGCTGGCGGACTTCGCGTCGCTGTCCCTGCTCTACGCCGACCCCGCCGCCGGGCCCGAGGGCGACGCCGCCTTCCTGGCCGGATACGGCGCGGGCGGCGGCCGTACCGACTTCGACGCGGCCGCCCGGCGCCGGATCGCGCTCTACCGGTGCTATCTGTATCTGATCATGCTGACCGAAACCGTCCCCCGGGCCACCACGGGCGAGCAGCTGGCATGGACCCGGGACTTCGCCGGGCCCCGGCTGGTGGCGGCGCTGGGCGTGCTGCGCGGGGACGAAGCGGCGCGCGCGGACGGCTGA
- a CDS encoding beta-ketoacyl-ACP synthase III, translating to MKAEIAVPTGARHTRILGVGAYRPRRIVDNTEICRHIDSSDEWIRSRTGIVTRRWAGPDETLGAMAEQAASKAIAAAGLTPQDITCVIAATFTHLMQTPAVATEIADRIGATRAAGFDISAGCAGFVHGVVLASDAVRARGGHVLVVGVERMSDILDLTDRSTAFIFGDGAGAVVVGPSDTPGIGPVVWGADGSQSDAISQTVPWSVLRDDPGHAFPVLRQDGQRVFRWAVYEMAKVAVQALEAAGIGADDLDAFIPHQANERIIDSMTKSMDLPARVTVAKDIVTSGNTSGASIPLAMEEVLSSGAAASGDTALLIGYGAGLSYAALVATLP from the coding sequence ATGAAAGCTGAGATCGCCGTGCCCACAGGTGCGCGGCACACCCGGATCCTCGGAGTCGGTGCCTACCGGCCCCGGCGGATCGTCGACAACACCGAGATCTGCCGGCACATCGACTCCTCGGACGAGTGGATCCGCTCCAGAACGGGCATCGTGACCCGTCGCTGGGCCGGTCCCGACGAGACGCTGGGGGCCATGGCGGAGCAGGCCGCGAGCAAGGCCATCGCGGCGGCCGGCCTCACGCCCCAGGACATCACCTGTGTCATCGCCGCGACCTTCACGCATCTGATGCAGACCCCCGCCGTCGCCACGGAGATCGCCGACCGGATCGGCGCCACCCGCGCCGCGGGCTTCGACATCTCCGCGGGCTGCGCGGGCTTCGTGCACGGCGTGGTGCTCGCCTCGGACGCGGTGCGCGCCCGCGGCGGCCATGTGCTGGTGGTCGGCGTGGAGCGGATGTCCGACATCCTCGACCTGACCGACCGCTCCACCGCGTTCATCTTCGGCGACGGCGCGGGCGCGGTCGTGGTCGGCCCCTCGGACACCCCCGGCATCGGCCCGGTGGTCTGGGGCGCCGACGGCTCGCAGTCCGACGCCATCAGCCAGACCGTCCCGTGGAGCGTCCTGCGCGACGACCCCGGCCACGCCTTCCCGGTCCTGCGCCAGGACGGCCAGCGGGTCTTCCGGTGGGCGGTGTACGAGATGGCCAAGGTGGCCGTCCAGGCGCTGGAGGCGGCCGGGATCGGCGCCGACGACCTGGACGCCTTCATTCCGCACCAGGCCAATGAGCGGATCATCGACAGCATGACCAAGTCCATGGACCTGCCCGCCCGGGTGACCGTGGCCAAGGACATCGTCACCAGCGGCAACACCTCGGGCGCTTCCATCCCGCTCGCCATGGAGGAGGTGCTCTCCTCCGGCGCCGCGGCCTCCGGCGACACCGCGCTGCTGATCGGCTACGGCGCCGGTCTGTCGTACGCGGCGCTGGTCGCGACACTGCCCTGA
- a CDS encoding ABC transporter substrate-binding protein — protein MSDVGSSSGSVTSNTSHTSPSRRNVLRGVAGAAGLAAVSGGLLTACGSGSDAKDEKKGGSGGGTASVAGSTVTFGSNYSDPSAKAAFAALTTAATAATKVEVKTNTVDHNTFQQSITSYLQGTPDDLFTWFAGYRMQYFAAQGLAEPIDDVWEKIGGGLSDSAKKLSTGLDGHQYLVPIYNYPWVVFYNKSQFARAGYTVPATWDEYVALAKRMKGDGLVPIAFADKDGWPALGTFDILNMRINGYDYHSKLMKHEIPWTDQGVHTVFQHWAEIMPYLQSGANGRIWQDAAKTLETKKAGMMFQGTNQVAAQYVTDQVDLDDLDFFPFPAINPQWGQDYMDAPTDGFMLSRKAKNPDAAKAILEYIGTGPAEAQYLKTDQWDVGLANGLEVPSYNAIQRKSVTEIAKCKAVAQFMDRDADPAMATAMIAVIQKFIDDPSTGNIAALQKSAESQAKAIYS, from the coding sequence ATGTCGGACGTCGGTTCGTCGAGCGGCAGTGTGACCAGTAATACGTCTCATACGTCCCCCTCGCGCAGGAACGTACTGCGGGGAGTGGCCGGCGCGGCGGGACTCGCCGCTGTCTCCGGGGGACTGCTGACGGCCTGCGGCAGCGGCTCGGACGCGAAGGACGAGAAGAAGGGCGGCTCCGGGGGCGGCACGGCCTCCGTGGCGGGCAGCACGGTCACCTTCGGGTCGAACTACTCCGACCCCTCGGCCAAGGCCGCGTTCGCCGCGCTGACCACCGCGGCGACGGCCGCCACCAAGGTCGAGGTCAAGACCAACACGGTCGACCACAACACCTTCCAGCAGAGCATCACCAGCTATCTGCAGGGCACCCCCGACGACCTGTTCACCTGGTTCGCGGGCTACCGCATGCAGTACTTCGCCGCGCAGGGCCTGGCCGAGCCGATCGACGACGTGTGGGAGAAGATCGGCGGCGGCCTGAGCGACTCCGCAAAGAAGCTCTCCACCGGCCTGGACGGCCACCAGTACCTGGTGCCGATCTACAACTACCCCTGGGTGGTCTTCTACAACAAGAGCCAGTTCGCGCGGGCCGGTTACACCGTCCCCGCCACCTGGGACGAGTATGTGGCGCTGGCCAAGAGGATGAAGGGCGACGGCCTGGTCCCGATCGCCTTCGCCGACAAGGACGGCTGGCCCGCGCTCGGCACGTTCGACATCCTCAATATGCGGATCAACGGGTACGACTACCACAGCAAGTTGATGAAGCACGAGATCCCGTGGACGGATCAGGGCGTGCACACCGTCTTCCAGCACTGGGCGGAGATCATGCCGTATCTCCAGTCCGGCGCCAACGGACGCATATGGCAGGACGCGGCCAAGACCCTGGAGACCAAGAAGGCCGGGATGATGTTCCAGGGCACCAACCAGGTGGCGGCGCAGTACGTCACCGACCAAGTGGACCTGGACGACCTGGACTTCTTCCCCTTCCCCGCGATCAACCCGCAGTGGGGCCAGGACTACATGGACGCGCCCACCGACGGCTTCATGCTCAGCCGGAAGGCCAAGAACCCGGACGCCGCCAAGGCGATCCTGGAGTACATCGGCACCGGACCTGCCGAGGCGCAGTACCTCAAGACCGACCAGTGGGACGTGGGCCTGGCCAACGGCCTCGAAGTGCCCTCGTACAACGCGATCCAGCGGAAGTCGGTCACCGAGATCGCCAAGTGCAAGGCGGTCGCGCAGTTCATGGACCGCGACGCCGATCCGGCGATGGCCACCGCGATGATCGCCGTCATCCAGAAGTTCATCGACGACCCGAGCACGGGCAACATCGCGGCGCTGCAGAAGAGCGCGGAGTCCCAGGCGAAGGCGATCTACTCCTGA
- a CDS encoding carbohydrate ABC transporter permease, with translation MSSAVSQARTPAAAPDGTGSPARRRRGVRGLSARDRVVVALLLGIPLLLDLAFVWFPAIGTVLLSFTKWNGVGGLHTTTCKPNLPSILNNGCVYGVQNYHQAATIYPEFWPAVRHNLIWLAVFVLFATPLGMLFAVLIDRGIRGSRMYQSMLFLPVMLSLALIGIIWEFVYSQNFGLINTVIGRDGNDNAIDWLGNPRLNLWAVLVEATWRQSGYVMVLYLAGLKAVDPTLREAARVDGANDWQTFWRVIFPVMRPINIVIMVVTVIESLRAFDLVYITNKGVNGLELLSVLVTSNIVGETQRVGFGSALGVVLLLISLVPISLFLHQTFRREES, from the coding sequence ATGAGTTCCGCCGTCTCCCAGGCGCGCACCCCGGCGGCGGCGCCGGACGGGACCGGGTCGCCGGCCCGTCGCCGCCGGGGCGTGCGCGGCCTGTCCGCCCGGGACCGGGTGGTGGTCGCCCTGCTGCTCGGCATCCCGCTGCTGCTGGACCTGGCCTTCGTCTGGTTCCCCGCGATCGGCACGGTGCTGCTGTCGTTCACCAAGTGGAACGGCGTCGGCGGTCTGCACACGACGACCTGCAAGCCGAACCTGCCGTCGATCCTCAACAACGGCTGTGTGTACGGCGTGCAGAACTACCACCAAGCCGCCACGATCTACCCCGAGTTCTGGCCCGCGGTCCGCCACAACCTCATCTGGCTGGCCGTCTTCGTGCTGTTCGCCACCCCGCTGGGCATGCTCTTCGCGGTGCTGATCGACCGCGGCATCCGCGGCAGCCGGATGTACCAGAGCATGCTCTTTCTGCCCGTCATGCTCTCGCTCGCGCTGATCGGCATCATCTGGGAGTTCGTCTACTCGCAGAACTTCGGCCTGATCAACACCGTGATCGGGCGCGACGGCAACGACAACGCGATCGACTGGCTCGGCAATCCGCGTCTCAACTTGTGGGCGGTGCTGGTCGAGGCCACCTGGCGGCAGTCCGGATACGTGATGGTGCTCTACCTGGCCGGGCTCAAAGCGGTCGACCCGACGCTGCGGGAAGCAGCGCGGGTCGACGGCGCCAACGACTGGCAGACCTTCTGGCGGGTGATCTTCCCCGTGATGCGGCCGATCAACATCGTCATCATGGTCGTCACCGTCATCGAGTCCCTGCGCGCCTTCGACCTGGTCTACATCACCAACAAGGGCGTCAACGGCCTCGAACTGCTCTCGGTGCTGGTGACCTCCAACATCGTCGGCGAGACGCAGCGGGTCGGCTTCGGGTCCGCGCTGGGTGTGGTGCTGCTGCTGATCTCGCTGGTGCCGATCAGCCTCTTCCTCCACCAGACCTTCCGCCGAGAGGAGTCGTAG
- a CDS encoding carbohydrate ABC transporter permease, giving the protein MSTDTLARRPASPAAAAGTDRGRRPRRWGQITSQVFLICASVLWVLPILFALYVAVRPYSDTRTHGYVSLPHHLTFDNFRQAWTQSDLPRFFWNSVLITVPAVVIVLALASGVAFVLTRVDVKVNVALLIVFTAGNLLPQQVIITPLFRMYLKIPLPSFLSGSGLMYNSLFGLVVINVAFQLGFCVFVLSNYMKSIPGEMYEAALVDGAGLWTRFWRLTLPLCRPALAALATLLTTWIYNDFFWAVTLMSSGDKRPVTSALANLQGEFVSNQNLIAAAAMIVAVPTLVVYVLLQKQFIAGLSLGSGKG; this is encoded by the coding sequence GTGAGCACCGACACCCTTGCGCGGCGCCCGGCGTCCCCCGCGGCGGCTGCCGGGACGGACCGTGGTCGAAGGCCGCGGCGGTGGGGCCAAATCACCTCGCAGGTCTTCCTGATCTGCGCCTCGGTGCTGTGGGTCCTGCCGATACTCTTCGCCCTCTACGTGGCCGTACGCCCGTACTCGGACACCCGGACGCACGGCTATGTCTCCCTTCCGCACCACCTGACGTTCGACAACTTCCGCCAGGCGTGGACCCAGTCGGACCTGCCGCGCTTCTTCTGGAACTCGGTGCTGATCACCGTCCCGGCGGTGGTCATCGTGCTGGCGCTGGCCTCGGGGGTGGCGTTCGTCCTCACCCGGGTCGACGTGAAGGTCAACGTCGCCCTGCTGATCGTCTTCACGGCCGGCAATCTGCTCCCCCAACAGGTCATCATCACACCGCTGTTCCGTATGTACCTGAAGATCCCGCTGCCGTCCTTCCTCAGCGGCAGCGGACTGATGTACAACTCGCTCTTCGGCCTCGTCGTCATCAACGTCGCCTTCCAGCTGGGCTTTTGCGTCTTCGTGCTCAGCAACTACATGAAGTCGATCCCCGGTGAGATGTACGAGGCCGCGCTCGTGGACGGCGCGGGGCTGTGGACGCGGTTCTGGCGGCTGACGCTTCCGCTGTGCCGGCCGGCCCTCGCGGCGCTGGCGACCTTGCTGACGACCTGGATCTACAACGACTTCTTCTGGGCCGTCACCCTGATGTCGTCGGGCGACAAACGCCCGGTCACCTCCGCACTGGCCAATCTCCAGGGGGAGTTCGTCAGCAATCAGAACCTCATCGCGGCGGCGGCGATGATCGTGGCGGTTCCGACGCTGGTGGTGTACGTGCTGTTGCAGAAGCAGTTCATCGCGGGGCTGTCGCTGGGGTCCGGCAAGGGCTGA
- a CDS encoding SHOCT-like domain-containing protein, producing the protein MNEQRRQILEMLAEGRITTDEAEQLIDALEREQPELPPGAVPRPKSRPKYLRVVVNAMDDSDGDGPSRVNIRVPLQLLRAGVRLTSLIPPGALTKVNAELNRSGVPIDLSELKPQHIEELIEHLDDITVDIDEPDTKVQVFCE; encoded by the coding sequence ATGAATGAGCAGCGCCGCCAGATCCTGGAGATGCTGGCCGAGGGCAGGATCACCACGGACGAGGCCGAGCAGCTGATCGACGCCCTCGAACGGGAACAGCCCGAGTTGCCGCCGGGAGCCGTGCCCCGCCCGAAATCCCGGCCCAAGTACCTGCGCGTGGTGGTGAACGCGATGGACGACTCCGACGGCGACGGACCCAGCCGGGTCAACATCCGGGTCCCGCTGCAACTGCTGCGCGCCGGGGTCCGGCTCACAAGCCTCATCCCTCCGGGGGCGCTCACCAAGGTCAACGCGGAACTGAACAGGTCAGGGGTGCCGATCGACCTGAGCGAGCTCAAGCCGCAGCACATCGAGGAGTTGATCGAGCACCTCGACGACATCACCGTCGACATCGACGAGCCCGACACCAAGGTGCAGGTCTTCTGCGAGTAG
- a CDS encoding DUF2089 domain-containing protein: MDWQELTDLTQGRPFVVERVRLADSGVAIEGQFEPPQLAQLGVDDQVFVAAFVRSHGSIKEMERIFGVSYPTIKSRLKRIAEELDFVDTDPAPTGADVVDRLRRGEISAQEALAELERSR, from the coding sequence GTGGACTGGCAGGAACTGACGGACCTGACGCAGGGACGGCCGTTCGTGGTCGAGCGGGTCCGTCTCGCGGACAGCGGCGTTGCGATCGAGGGGCAGTTCGAGCCGCCGCAGCTGGCTCAGCTCGGCGTCGACGACCAGGTGTTCGTCGCCGCGTTCGTACGGTCGCACGGTTCGATCAAGGAGATGGAGCGGATCTTCGGGGTGAGCTACCCGACGATCAAGTCCCGGCTCAAACGGATCGCCGAGGAGCTCGACTTCGTCGACACCGACCCCGCGCCCACCGGCGCCGACGTCGTCGACCGCCTGCGGCGGGGGGAGATCAGCGCCCAGGAGGCGCTGGCCGAGCTGGAGAGGTCCCGATGA
- a CDS encoding MarR family winged helix-turn-helix transcriptional regulator: protein MNDDLDPDGVASVLLASLSVLVRRVRQVPVDGGLTMPERTALSQLDRSGPTTSSALAREVQITAQAMGATLGALRARGLVERRPDPEDGRRAVLTVTDAGVQALKDKRNARTELIARALTSGEFTPTELERLAAAAPLLERLAQNI from the coding sequence ATGAACGATGACCTGGACCCTGATGGAGTCGCCTCGGTCCTGCTGGCGAGTCTCAGCGTGCTGGTGCGACGGGTACGCCAAGTACCGGTCGACGGCGGACTGACGATGCCCGAGCGGACCGCTCTGTCGCAGCTGGACCGCTCGGGCCCCACCACCTCCTCGGCGCTTGCCCGGGAAGTACAGATCACCGCACAGGCCATGGGGGCGACGCTCGGCGCGCTGCGGGCCCGTGGCCTGGTCGAACGCCGCCCGGATCCGGAAGACGGCAGGCGCGCGGTGCTGACGGTGACCGACGCCGGTGTGCAGGCGCTCAAAGACAAGCGCAACGCGCGGACCGAACTCATCGCCCGGGCCCTGACCAGCGGTGAGTTCACCCCGACGGAGCTGGAGCGGCTCGCAGCGGCCGCGCCGCTGCTGGAGCGGCTGGCCCAGAACATCTGA
- a CDS encoding MFS transporter, producing the protein MTDPLASRAPRRSAGDDRYKWTALTNTTAAVFMSALDGSIVLIALPAIFRGVHLDPLAPGNIAYLLWMIMGYRLVQAVLVVTVGRLGDMYGRVRIYNSGFAVFTFASILLSFDPFDGGHGAMWLIAWRVVQAVGGSMLTANSAAILTDAFPEEQRGFALGINQVAGLAGMFIGLVAGGLLAAWDWRAVFWVNVPVGVFFTLWAYRTLRETGKRGGGRIDWWGNITFAVGLSAVLIAVTFGLQPHGGHTMGWTNPLVDAMIAGGLLLLAAFVAIENRVSAPMIQLGLFRLRAFTFGNLAGLAISIGRGGMQFVLIIWLQGIWLPLHGYDYSATPLWAGIFMLPLTAGFLAAGPVSGYLSDRIGSRGLATGGALLFGASFLGLMLLPIDFGYWIFAVLIALNGIASGMFASPNSSSIMGSVPARLRGVASGMRATFQNSGTAVSIGVFFSLMIAGLAGSLPHTLTAGLRQQGVPAHVATQVGSLPPVSSLFAAQLGVNPIQHLLQPSGALAHLTAAQQQTLTGREFFPALISGPFHSGLVIVFAFGAVLAFLAAIASLLRGAGPAAKAPEPQQAATGDPVARPDRYTSG; encoded by the coding sequence ATGACGGATCCTCTCGCGTCGCGCGCCCCGCGCCGCTCGGCCGGTGACGACCGGTACAAGTGGACGGCGCTGACGAATACGACCGCGGCGGTCTTCATGTCCGCGCTGGACGGCTCCATCGTGCTGATCGCCCTGCCGGCGATCTTCCGCGGCGTTCACCTGGACCCGCTGGCTCCGGGCAACATCGCGTACCTGCTGTGGATGATCATGGGGTACCGGCTGGTCCAGGCCGTTCTGGTGGTCACGGTGGGCCGGCTGGGAGACATGTACGGCCGGGTCCGGATCTACAACTCCGGGTTCGCGGTCTTCACCTTCGCCTCGATCCTGCTGTCCTTCGATCCCTTCGACGGCGGCCACGGAGCGATGTGGCTGATCGCCTGGAGGGTGGTGCAGGCCGTCGGCGGGTCGATGCTGACCGCGAACTCGGCCGCGATTCTGACCGACGCCTTCCCCGAGGAGCAGCGCGGCTTCGCCCTGGGCATCAATCAGGTCGCCGGCCTGGCCGGGATGTTCATCGGCCTGGTCGCCGGCGGACTGCTCGCCGCCTGGGACTGGCGGGCGGTGTTCTGGGTGAACGTGCCCGTCGGCGTGTTCTTCACGCTGTGGGCCTACCGCACCCTGCGTGAGACCGGCAAGCGCGGCGGCGGCCGGATCGACTGGTGGGGCAACATCACCTTCGCGGTGGGCCTGAGCGCGGTCCTCATCGCGGTCACCTTCGGCCTCCAGCCCCACGGCGGGCACACCATGGGCTGGACCAACCCGCTGGTCGACGCGATGATCGCCGGCGGACTGCTCCTCCTGGCAGCATTCGTCGCCATCGAGAACCGCGTCAGCGCGCCGATGATCCAACTCGGTCTCTTTCGCCTGCGGGCCTTCACTTTCGGCAACTTGGCGGGCCTGGCCATCTCGATCGGCCGCGGCGGGATGCAGTTCGTGCTGATCATCTGGCTACAGGGCATCTGGCTTCCGTTGCACGGCTACGACTACAGCGCCACGCCGCTGTGGGCGGGCATCTTCATGCTGCCGCTGACCGCCGGGTTCCTCGCCGCGGGCCCCGTCTCCGGCTATCTGTCCGACCGGATCGGCTCCCGGGGGCTGGCCACCGGCGGCGCGCTGCTGTTCGGCGCCAGCTTCCTGGGCCTGATGCTTCTGCCGATCGACTTCGGTTACTGGATCTTCGCTGTGCTGATCGCGCTCAACGGGATCGCCAGCGGCATGTTCGCCTCCCCCAACTCCTCCTCGATCATGGGCAGCGTGCCCGCGCGGTTGCGCGGTGTCGCCTCCGGCATGCGCGCCACCTTCCAGAACTCCGGCACCGCCGTCTCCATCGGCGTGTTCTTCTCCCTCATGATCGCCGGACTGGCCGGCAGCCTGCCGCACACCCTCACCGCCGGTCTGCGACAGCAGGGCGTACCGGCCCACGTCGCCACCCAGGTCGGCAGCCTGCCCCCGGTCTCGTCCCTGTTCGCCGCCCAACTGGGCGTCAACCCGATCCAGCACCTGCTCCAGCCAAGCGGCGCCCTGGCGCACCTGACGGCGGCGCAGCAACAGACCCTGACCGGACGCGAGTTCTTCCCGGCCCTGATCTCCGGGCCCTTCCACTCGGGCCTGGTCATCGTGTTCGCCTTCGGTGCCGTCCTCGCCTTCCTCGCCGCGATCGCCTCCCTCCTACGCGGCGCCGGCCCCGCCGCCAAGGCCCCAGAACCGCAACAGGCCGCCACCGGTGACCCCGTCGCGCGACCGGACAGGTACACCAGCGGCTGA